The following proteins come from a genomic window of Dreissena polymorpha isolate Duluth1 chromosome 1, UMN_Dpol_1.0, whole genome shotgun sequence:
- the LOC127836987 gene encoding 6-pyruvoyl tetrahydrobiopterin synthase-like isoform X1 translates to MLFNRDLIIIVLRVNKGEMSDGKRSPVVYIQRTETFSACHRLHSSALDADENRRIFGKCNNPNGHGHNYRLEVTLRGPVDASTGMVMNLVDLKNHMEGAVLSVLDHKNIDKDVPYFKDTVSTAENIAIFIWDRLEELIPDGLLYEVKLHETDKNVAIYRGEKE, encoded by the exons ATGTTATTTAACAGGGATCTGATAATAATAGTACTCAGG GTAAATAAAGGCGAAATGAGCGACGGAAAGCGAAGTCCCGTCGTGTACATCCAGCGAACTGAAACATTCTCAGCCTGTCACCGGCTTCATTCATCGGCCCTTGATGCCGACGAAAATCGTCGAATATTCGGCAAGTGCAATAACCCCAACGGCCACGGGCACAATTACCGCCTGGAGGTGACGCTACGCGGGCCCGTGGACGCCAGCACGGGCATGGTGATGAACCTCGTAGACCTTAAAAACCATATGGAGGGCGCTGTATTATCAGTTCTGGACCACAAGAACATTGACAAGGACGTGCCGTATTTCAAAGATACCGTAAGCACCGCGGAAAACATCGCTATATTTATATGGGACCGTCTCGAGGAGTTGATACCGGATGGTCTGTTGTACGAAGTGAAACTGCATGAAACTGATAAAAATGTGGCGATTTACAGAGGCGAGAAGGAATGA
- the LOC127836987 gene encoding 6-pyruvoyl tetrahydrobiopterin synthase-like isoform X2: MDVNMTVNKGEMSDGKRSPVVYIQRTETFSACHRLHSSALDADENRRIFGKCNNPNGHGHNYRLEVTLRGPVDASTGMVMNLVDLKNHMEGAVLSVLDHKNIDKDVPYFKDTVSTAENIAIFIWDRLEELIPDGLLYEVKLHETDKNVAIYRGEKE; encoded by the coding sequence GTAAATAAAGGCGAAATGAGCGACGGAAAGCGAAGTCCCGTCGTGTACATCCAGCGAACTGAAACATTCTCAGCCTGTCACCGGCTTCATTCATCGGCCCTTGATGCCGACGAAAATCGTCGAATATTCGGCAAGTGCAATAACCCCAACGGCCACGGGCACAATTACCGCCTGGAGGTGACGCTACGCGGGCCCGTGGACGCCAGCACGGGCATGGTGATGAACCTCGTAGACCTTAAAAACCATATGGAGGGCGCTGTATTATCAGTTCTGGACCACAAGAACATTGACAAGGACGTGCCGTATTTCAAAGATACCGTAAGCACCGCGGAAAACATCGCTATATTTATATGGGACCGTCTCGAGGAGTTGATACCGGATGGTCTGTTGTACGAAGTGAAACTGCATGAAACTGATAAAAATGTGGCGATTTACAGAGGCGAGAAGGAATGA
- the LOC127836987 gene encoding 6-pyruvoyl tetrahydrobiopterin synthase-like isoform X3, with protein MSDGKRSPVVYIQRTETFSACHRLHSSALDADENRRIFGKCNNPNGHGHNYRLEVTLRGPVDASTGMVMNLVDLKNHMEGAVLSVLDHKNIDKDVPYFKDTVSTAENIAIFIWDRLEELIPDGLLYEVKLHETDKNVAIYRGEKE; from the coding sequence ATGAGCGACGGAAAGCGAAGTCCCGTCGTGTACATCCAGCGAACTGAAACATTCTCAGCCTGTCACCGGCTTCATTCATCGGCCCTTGATGCCGACGAAAATCGTCGAATATTCGGCAAGTGCAATAACCCCAACGGCCACGGGCACAATTACCGCCTGGAGGTGACGCTACGCGGGCCCGTGGACGCCAGCACGGGCATGGTGATGAACCTCGTAGACCTTAAAAACCATATGGAGGGCGCTGTATTATCAGTTCTGGACCACAAGAACATTGACAAGGACGTGCCGTATTTCAAAGATACCGTAAGCACCGCGGAAAACATCGCTATATTTATATGGGACCGTCTCGAGGAGTTGATACCGGATGGTCTGTTGTACGAAGTGAAACTGCATGAAACTGATAAAAATGTGGCGATTTACAGAGGCGAGAAGGAATGA